The Blastocatellia bacterium genome includes the window GGCCGCTTCCCCCGGTCTGACGGGAGCGGGATTTATCGGCGCGATAAAACCGCTCGAAGATGCGGGGCTGGTCCGCCGGAGCAATTCCGACCCCCGTATCTTTGACCGAGAGGACAACCCACGCCCCCTCTCGATGCGCGCGGATGGTGACCTGCCCGCCCGGTCGGTTGAATTTCACCGCATTGTCCACAAGATTGGTGAGAATTTGCTCCAGTCGTGAGACATCGGCGCGAACGAGGATATCGTCCGACACCTCATGAGTGAGGGTCACGCCCCGTTCCTCGGCAGCGGGCAGAAGGAGCGCCATGACATCCTCGACCACCGAGCGGAGATCAATGTCTTCCAGTTTGAGCGTCACAACCCCCGACTCGATCTCGGACAGATCGGTGATGTCGCGCACGAGCGCGTGCATCCGTTGAGCGTATTTATAAATGGCGTCGAGGAATCGGAGGCTATTCTCACGATCATCCAGGGCTCCCTGACGCAACGTTTCGGCATGGGCGAGAATTGCCGCCAGGGGCGTGCGCAGTTCATGCGAGATATTGGCGAAGAAGTCCCGACGGATGCGTTCCAACCGTTCCAGATGAGTGACTTCGACGAAAACGCCCAGAGCTGCCGACGGTCGGCGCCCGTCAGCTTCCAGAGGTGAGACGGTGAAACGAAAGCTGCGCCGCTCCCCGCTGAGAAGCTCGAACCGCCCCTCGACGGTCCGTCCCTCGCTGAGGACGTGATGAAAGGCTTCGTTGACCGTTCCGTCACGGGTCACATCCATGAGTCGCAGCGGGCGTCCGAGCGTCACCGGAAGGCTGAAGATATGTTCAGCGGCGCGATTGTGAAGCACCACTTCCATGCGCCGATCCACAATGACGATGGCTTCGGGGATGGCCGCGAGAACCGTTTGCAACAGATGATTCGTGCGTGCTGTGGTCTCGATGAGACGCTCCTGCTTGCGCAGAACATAATGGGCCGTCACCAGCGTCAGCGCCGTGACCGCGAGGGCCGACAGGAGGTGAGAGTGGACCGGCGTGATCGTGGGAAAGAGGAGC containing:
- a CDS encoding ATP-binding protein produces the protein MEGYSQGSGGERPLAAEAESVSIRWWRDALPLSSPGRETSPLSRTRRLRFRATLTALVMTALFGGFEVAKLLLFPTITPVHSHLLSALAVTALTLVTAHYVLRKQERLIETTARTNHLLQTVLAAIPEAIVIVDRRMEVVLHNRAAEHIFSLPVTLGRPLRLMDVTRDGTVNEAFHHVLSEGRTVEGRFELLSGERRSFRFTVSPLEADGRRPSAALGVFVEVTHLERLERIRRDFFANISHELRTPLAAILAHAETLRQGALDDRENSLRFLDAIYKYAQRMHALVRDITDLSEIESGVVTLKLEDIDLRSVVEDVMALLLPAAEERGVTLTHEVSDDILVRADVSRLEQILTNLVDNAVKFNRPGGQVTIRAHREGAWVVLSVKDTGVGIAPADQPRIFERFYRADKSRSRQTGGSGLGLAIVKHLVQAHGGQVKVSSKPGVGSEFTVTLPAANDVSPRT